The proteins below come from a single Candidatus Polarisedimenticolia bacterium genomic window:
- a CDS encoding FMN-binding protein, which yields MSDWAGSSSGPAKLLGTAVLAAAVLLAAPPRAEAKVYLTQEEALRSAFPPPAQVERRTLYLSEADTLKIAKEAGSPLGGSVFSYYVGKRGSEIAGYAWFDTHIVRTLPETIMVLLRPDGRIQRIDILSFAEPEDYFAKEPWRAQFSGKDLDGDLALRRGIRGLTGASLTAEAITAACRRVLALHRFAGSKR from the coding sequence ATGTCGGATTGGGCTGGATCTTCTAGCGGGCCTGCGAAGCTGCTGGGGACTGCGGTGCTTGCCGCCGCCGTTCTCCTGGCCGCGCCCCCCCGGGCGGAGGCCAAGGTCTACCTGACGCAGGAGGAGGCGCTGCGCTCCGCCTTCCCTCCTCCCGCGCAGGTCGAGCGACGGACCCTCTATCTCAGCGAGGCCGACACCCTCAAGATCGCCAAGGAGGCAGGATCGCCTCTCGGCGGCAGCGTCTTCTCCTATTACGTGGGGAAGCGCGGTTCCGAGATCGCAGGGTACGCCTGGTTCGACACGCACATCGTGAGGACCCTGCCGGAGACGATCATGGTGCTGCTGCGTCCCGACGGCCGCATCCAGCGAATCGACATCCTCTCCTTCGCCGAGCCCGAAGATTACTTCGCCAAGGAGCCCTGGCGCGCGCAGTTCTCGGGCAAGGATCTGGATGGGGATCTGGCGCTGCGGCGCGGCATCCGGGGGCTCACCGGCGCCTCGCTGACGGCGGAGGCGATTACCGCCGCCTGCCGGCGGGTCCTCGCCCTGCACCGCTTCGCCGGGTCGAAGCGGTGA
- a CDS encoding tetratricopeptide repeat protein produces MKDKGRMLFRAIAVALSLAVLAPGAWKAAQAGDTTKVSGTVTDASGKPLEKVEIWFENAKIAGKRVGPVKTSKKGKYIYPYLDVGIEPEWRVIPKLEGYLVLRMNWKLIDSQRNDRGSNTDTILNAKQEIPSLHPVLVGDSGVNEVNFVMVKEAEFNNAVRQAVTGKHGGSAAPAAATGTAPEAAAAGAPAAAGAAAPAPAAAPPTSSHTVTEAVDLIKAGKNEEAIPILKEFLEKSPENAPIQFTLGKAYINAKQYDAAVAPLQKSLQLKPDQPGAHFYLGIAYSQMGQDADALKEFEAEIPISPEQDSAYSNAASLYDKAGNTDKALEYYKKAVEIAPQRPELHASLANIYEKKGDKASAQAEYKALADADPGRAAVTWYNVGAIAKNGDKNDEAVKAFQKAIELDPSYAIAHRELGYALVKQGDFKGAVAQFTKYLELAPKAADAGEIKVMAKQLSQ; encoded by the coding sequence ATGAAGGACAAAGGCAGGATGTTGTTTCGCGCGATCGCCGTGGCGCTCAGCCTGGCGGTGCTGGCGCCCGGAGCATGGAAGGCGGCGCAGGCGGGTGACACCACCAAGGTGAGCGGGACGGTGACCGATGCGTCGGGTAAGCCGCTGGAGAAAGTGGAGATCTGGTTCGAGAACGCCAAGATCGCGGGCAAGCGGGTCGGACCGGTGAAGACCAGCAAGAAGGGGAAGTACATCTACCCCTACCTCGACGTCGGCATCGAGCCGGAGTGGCGCGTCATCCCCAAGCTGGAGGGATATCTCGTCTTGAGGATGAACTGGAAGCTGATCGACTCGCAGCGCAACGATCGCGGCTCCAACACCGACACCATCCTCAACGCCAAGCAGGAAATCCCCTCCCTTCACCCCGTCCTGGTGGGGGACAGCGGCGTGAACGAGGTCAACTTCGTCATGGTCAAGGAGGCGGAGTTCAACAACGCCGTCCGCCAGGCGGTCACCGGAAAGCATGGTGGCTCGGCGGCACCGGCGGCAGCGACCGGGACGGCCCCAGAAGCTGCGGCCGCCGGCGCGCCGGCAGCCGCGGGAGCTGCGGCTCCTGCGCCCGCCGCGGCTCCCCCCACGAGCAGCCACACGGTGACCGAGGCGGTGGATCTGATCAAGGCGGGCAAGAACGAAGAGGCCATTCCGATTCTCAAGGAATTCTTGGAGAAAAGCCCCGAGAACGCCCCGATCCAGTTCACTCTCGGCAAGGCTTACATCAATGCCAAGCAGTACGACGCCGCGGTGGCACCGCTGCAGAAAAGCCTGCAGCTGAAGCCCGACCAGCCCGGCGCCCACTTTTATCTGGGCATCGCCTACTCGCAAATGGGCCAGGACGCAGACGCGCTCAAGGAGTTCGAGGCGGAGATCCCGATCTCGCCGGAGCAGGATTCGGCATACTCCAACGCCGCGTCTCTCTACGACAAAGCCGGAAACACCGATAAGGCGCTGGAGTACTACAAGAAGGCGGTCGAGATCGCCCCGCAGCGGCCCGAGCTGCATGCCAGCCTTGCCAACATCTACGAGAAGAAGGGAGACAAGGCTTCCGCCCAGGCGGAATACAAGGCGCTCGCCGACGCCGATCCGGGCCGCGCGGCGGTGACCTGGTACAACGTGGGCGCCATCGCCAAGAACGGGGACAAGAACGACGAGGCGGTCAAGGCGTTCCAGAAGGCGATCGAGCTGGATCCCTCCTACGCCATCGCCCACCGGGAGCTCGGCTACGCCCTGGTCAAGCAAGGTGATTTCAAGGGGGCCGTCGCCCAATTCACCAAGTATCTCGAGCTGGCACCTAAGGCGGCCGATGCCGGCGAGATCAAGGTGATGGCGAAGCAGTTGAGCCAGTAG
- a CDS encoding SIS domain-containing protein — protein MARFDAQAAELDATLRTFLARYETALLGAAAEAADSLARGGKVLFFGNGGSAAEAQHFAAELINRMMRDRPALAGIALSTDGSSLTSIANDSSYDRVFARQIEALGRAGDVALALSTSGNSPSILRGLEAARRLDLATVAFLGRDGGKAASLADCALIVESSVTARIQEVHLFAGHLYCEAIEERLYPRGGIAP, from the coding sequence GTGGCGCGATTCGATGCACAAGCTGCGGAGCTGGACGCGACCCTGCGAACGTTCCTGGCGCGCTACGAGACGGCGCTTCTGGGGGCGGCAGCGGAGGCCGCGGATTCTCTGGCGCGTGGCGGCAAGGTCCTCTTCTTCGGCAACGGCGGGAGCGCCGCCGAGGCGCAGCACTTCGCGGCGGAGCTGATCAACCGGATGATGCGGGACCGGCCGGCGTTGGCGGGGATTGCCCTGAGCACCGACGGCTCGTCGCTCACCAGCATCGCGAATGATTCGTCGTACGATCGGGTCTTCGCCCGCCAGATCGAGGCGCTGGGTCGCGCCGGCGACGTGGCGTTGGCGCTCTCCACCTCCGGCAACTCCCCCAGCATCCTGAGAGGCCTCGAGGCGGCACGCCGCCTGGACCTGGCGACCGTCGCCTTCCTGGGAAGGGACGGCGGCAAGGCCGCTTCCCTGGCGGATTGCGCGCTGATCGTCGAGTCGAGCGTGACGGCCCGGATCCAGGAGGTGCACCTCTTCGCCGGCCATCTCTACTGCGAGGCGATCGAGGAACGGCTCTACCCGCGCGGCGGTATCGCTCCCTGA
- the pgeF gene encoding peptidoglycan editing factor PgeF, whose translation MEVPGFPGPSGWRAGFTTRRAGGEMRGVLELLGWSDHPVFRLEQRHETEIVPVLPGETAERRRIGDGLTSERRGVVLAVASADCVPIVLFDPLCPAATVLHAGWRGTRSHIAHSGVDTMRRLYGSSAASLRAMIGPAIGSCCYRVGREVIEQFREAGHRVDRLLRPDGEGGFLNLSEANRSDLAEAGVNPENIRSAELCTRCLAGLFPSYRRDGERTGRILTFVASSPEA comes from the coding sequence ATGGAAGTGCCGGGATTTCCCGGACCCTCCGGCTGGCGCGCCGGCTTCACGACGCGGCGGGCCGGCGGCGAGATGCGCGGCGTGCTGGAGCTCTTGGGCTGGAGCGACCACCCGGTCTTCCGGCTCGAGCAGCGGCATGAAACGGAGATTGTCCCGGTCCTACCCGGTGAGACCGCCGAGCGGCGCCGGATAGGGGACGGGCTCACCAGCGAGCGCCGCGGCGTCGTGCTGGCGGTCGCTTCGGCCGACTGCGTCCCCATCGTCCTTTTCGATCCTCTCTGTCCCGCCGCGACGGTGCTGCACGCCGGCTGGCGCGGCACGCGCTCGCACATCGCGCACTCCGGCGTCGACACCATGCGCCGCCTCTACGGCAGCTCTGCCGCCAGCCTGCGCGCCATGATCGGGCCGGCGATCGGCAGCTGCTGCTACCGCGTGGGGCGCGAGGTGATCGAGCAGTTCCGGGAGGCGGGGCATCGGGTGGATCGGCTGCTGCGTCCGGACGGTGAAGGAGGATTCCTCAATCTTTCGGAAGCGAACCGGAGCGACCTGGCGGAGGCGGGCGTGAATCCCGAGAACATCCGCTCCGCCGAGTTGTGCACCCGCTGCCTGGCGGGATTGTTTCCTTCCTATCGGCGCGACGGCGAGAGGACCGGGCGCATCCTCACTTTCGTGGCCTCCTCGCCGGAGGCCTGA
- the yajC gene encoding preprotein translocase subunit YajC yields the protein MTLSLVALFVTPPSQGQAGSNLLLQFLPLALIFVIFYFLLIRPARAKQKAMQTMLDALKPGDRVVTTAGMHGTVVALQDDIVQIRIAENVKVDFSKSAVVSVVGKRE from the coding sequence GTGACCCTCTCTCTCGTCGCGTTGTTCGTCACGCCGCCGTCCCAGGGACAGGCAGGCTCCAACCTGCTGCTGCAGTTCCTTCCCCTGGCCCTGATCTTCGTGATCTTCTACTTCCTGCTGATTCGCCCCGCCCGCGCCAAGCAGAAGGCGATGCAGACGATGCTCGACGCCCTGAAGCCGGGGGATCGCGTCGTCACCACCGCCGGCATGCACGGGACGGTCGTGGCGCTGCAGGACGACATCGTCCAGATCCGTATCGCCGAGAACGTCAAGGTGGATTTCTCCAAGAGCGCCGTCGTTTCCGTCGTCGGAAAGAGGGAGTGA
- the secD gene encoding protein translocase subunit SecD, which produces MPLKWRWAIIAAVTLAALILCYPIQEKIKLGLDLKGGVHLVMRVKTDDAVKASTDLDLEVLRAELTKRGVTPETMEVTAPGRMHLKGVDSAKVSAFQDLASTQFSAYTASSHGGGEFDLAMKPARVREIRESSLRQALETIRSRIDKFGVSEQVIQQVGFAGGGDERILVQLPGIQNTERVKDLIGSPAYLEWKLVSIPPGLRPEELQSRCPTTQAQILSMFGGTLPADTELYPAEKQPTGGETVYWPCKKASPITGNDLRDSRRDIGRLGDAVVQFRLTADAGQRFEDLTRANEGQLLAILLDKKVISAPRINATIRDTGIIEGNFTIDSAEDLAIKLRSGALPAGMELLEERTVGPSLGSDSIRQGIVASVLGAALVIVFMLVYYRLAGINANLGLSLHILLLLALMGYFKATLTLPGIAGVALTIGMGVDANVLIFERIREELRLGKTVKAAVAGGFTKAFTTIVDSNVTTLIATLFLFGYGTGPVRGFAVTLCIGIIANLFAAIFFSRAIFDSLLTLRRPETLSI; this is translated from the coding sequence ATGCCGCTGAAATGGCGCTGGGCCATCATTGCCGCCGTAACCCTCGCAGCTCTAATCCTCTGTTATCCCATTCAAGAAAAAATCAAGCTCGGGCTGGACCTCAAGGGAGGCGTCCATCTCGTCATGCGGGTGAAGACCGACGACGCGGTGAAGGCCTCCACCGACCTGGACCTCGAAGTGCTGCGCGCCGAGCTGACCAAGCGCGGCGTGACTCCCGAGACCATGGAGGTCACCGCCCCGGGACGCATGCACCTGAAGGGGGTCGATTCGGCGAAGGTATCGGCTTTCCAGGACCTTGCGTCCACGCAATTCTCCGCCTACACCGCCTCCTCGCACGGCGGCGGGGAGTTCGATCTGGCGATGAAGCCGGCGCGCGTGCGCGAAATCCGCGAATCGTCGTTGCGCCAGGCGCTGGAGACCATCCGCAGCCGCATCGACAAGTTCGGGGTGTCGGAGCAGGTCATCCAGCAGGTCGGCTTCGCCGGGGGAGGCGATGAGAGGATCCTGGTCCAGCTGCCGGGGATCCAGAATACCGAGCGCGTCAAGGACCTGATCGGCTCGCCGGCGTATTTGGAATGGAAGCTGGTGAGCATCCCGCCCGGCCTCCGTCCGGAGGAGCTGCAATCCCGCTGTCCGACGACGCAGGCGCAGATCCTGTCGATGTTCGGCGGGACGCTTCCCGCCGACACCGAGCTCTACCCGGCGGAGAAGCAGCCGACGGGGGGAGAAACGGTCTATTGGCCGTGCAAGAAGGCTTCGCCCATCACCGGCAACGACCTGCGCGACTCACGGCGCGACATCGGACGGCTCGGCGACGCCGTCGTGCAGTTCCGGCTCACGGCCGACGCCGGCCAGCGCTTCGAGGATCTGACCCGCGCCAACGAAGGCCAGCTCCTCGCCATTCTCCTCGACAAGAAGGTCATCTCGGCGCCGCGCATCAATGCCACCATTCGGGACACCGGAATCATCGAAGGGAACTTCACCATCGACTCGGCGGAGGATCTGGCGATCAAGCTGCGCTCCGGCGCGCTGCCGGCCGGCATGGAGCTCCTGGAAGAGCGGACGGTCGGCCCGTCGCTGGGCTCCGACTCCATCCGTCAGGGTATCGTGGCGTCGGTGCTCGGGGCGGCCCTGGTCATCGTGTTCATGCTGGTCTACTACCGCCTCGCGGGCATCAATGCGAACCTCGGGCTGAGCCTGCACATCCTGCTCCTGCTGGCGCTGATGGGATACTTCAAGGCCACCCTGACGCTGCCCGGAATCGCCGGCGTCGCCCTGACCATCGGCATGGGCGTCGACGCCAACGTCCTCATCTTCGAGCGCATCCGGGAGGAGCTCCGCCTGGGGAAGACGGTGAAGGCGGCGGTGGCCGGGGGCTTCACCAAGGCCTTCACCACGATCGTGGATTCCAACGTCACCACGCTGATCGCCACCCTGTTCCTGTTCGGCTACGGCACCGGGCCGGTGCGCGGCTTCGCCGTGACGCTGTGCATCGGCATCATCGCCAACCTGTTCGCGGCGATCTTCTTCTCGCGCGCCATCTTCGATTCCTTGCTGACCCTGCGTCGGCCGGAGACCCTGAGCATCTAG
- the secF gene encoding protein translocase subunit SecF, producing the protein MKQLQLLTNANFNIMGKKFLFISISVVAMAASLAALVTRGLNWGVDFRGGTEVRVRFMKEPPTETIRKELEGLKLGDVNLQAIGKPEENELMIRVAQKEGEAAKQEGGLVGSGDVSQQVLKALSSERDRSEISSGKIDVNQASVGSLRDWLDTRLGAGKSDEAERAAEATIEARNARGGMFRSLEDLRGIASLSPEIQTALSEGTFVGDVAVRSMEYVGPSAGRDLVRKATWAVVLSNIGILIYIWIRFRFIWGIAGVIALVHDVVIALGGLALTQKEFSLPVVAALLTIVGYSINDTVVVFDRIRENLRLHRTKEYELVVNASINQTFSRTILTQLTVLICTAALYLYGGDRLDALSFTLLVGFISGAYSSIFVASPILVMHQRWWNERKRRKV; encoded by the coding sequence GTGAAGCAGCTCCAGCTCCTGACCAACGCGAATTTCAACATCATGGGGAAGAAATTCCTCTTCATCTCGATCTCGGTGGTGGCGATGGCCGCCAGCCTGGCGGCCCTGGTGACGCGCGGCCTGAACTGGGGGGTCGACTTCCGGGGCGGGACGGAGGTGCGGGTGCGCTTCATGAAGGAGCCTCCGACCGAGACGATCCGCAAGGAGCTGGAGGGGCTCAAGCTGGGGGACGTGAACCTGCAGGCCATCGGCAAGCCGGAGGAAAACGAGCTGATGATCCGGGTCGCCCAGAAGGAGGGCGAGGCGGCGAAGCAGGAAGGCGGCCTGGTCGGCTCGGGCGACGTCTCCCAGCAGGTTCTGAAGGCGCTCTCCTCGGAAAGGGACCGCTCCGAGATCTCCTCCGGGAAAATCGACGTGAACCAGGCGAGCGTCGGCTCGCTGCGCGATTGGCTCGACACGCGCCTTGGGGCCGGGAAATCGGACGAGGCGGAGCGGGCCGCCGAGGCGACCATCGAAGCGCGCAATGCCCGCGGAGGGATGTTCCGATCGCTGGAGGATCTGCGCGGCATCGCCTCGCTGTCGCCCGAGATCCAGACGGCGCTTTCGGAAGGCACCTTCGTCGGCGACGTCGCCGTGCGCAGCATGGAGTACGTCGGGCCGAGCGCCGGGCGGGATCTGGTGCGCAAGGCCACCTGGGCGGTGGTGCTGTCCAACATCGGCATTCTCATCTACATCTGGATTCGCTTCCGGTTCATCTGGGGGATCGCCGGGGTGATTGCACTGGTCCACGACGTGGTCATCGCGCTGGGGGGACTCGCCCTGACGCAGAAGGAGTTCAGCCTGCCGGTGGTGGCCGCCTTGCTGACCATCGTCGGGTACTCCATCAACGACACGGTGGTCGTCTTCGATCGAATCCGGGAGAACCTTCGCCTGCACCGCACCAAGGAATACGAGCTGGTGGTCAATGCCTCGATCAACCAGACTTTCAGCCGGACCATCCTCACCCAGCTCACGGTGCTCATCTGCACCGCGGCGCTCTACCTCTACGGCGGCGACCGCCTGGACGCTCTTTCCTTCACCTTGCTGGTGGGTTTCATCTCCGGGGCCTATTCCTCCATCTTCGTCGCCAGCCCGATCCTCGTCATGCACCAGCGCTGGTGGAATGAAAGGAAGCGCCGGAAAGTCTGA
- a CDS encoding bifunctional (p)ppGpp synthetase/guanosine-3',5'-bis(diphosphate) 3'-pyrophosphohydrolase → MIRFEDIQEEVVSYLPDADLEFLRRAYVFSAMEHRGQVRSSGEPYLTHVLEVAHILAQLRLDLTCVVAGLLHDVIEDTLTTREVLEEYFGKDIAHLVEGLSKISRIAFTSREEAQAENFRKMMLAMVDDIRVILVKLADRLHNMRTLEHLAPRQQDRIARETMEIYAPIANRLGMGKIKSELEDLALPYLDPAGYASLVGALEERRKISDDFIGEIRGTLEAKLAEQGIRCEITGRVKHLYSIYKKLRVQGIDVGEVYDYLAFRILTPTVKDCYAALGTIHSIWRPVPGRIKDFIAMPKPNMYQSLHTSVMSDKGQPFEVQIRTPEMHRIAEEGIAAHWKYKEGKKVKAGEDPNIQWLRQIMEWQQEMRDPREFLKLVKVDLYPEEVYAFTPQGQVKSFPRGATAVDFAYSIHTEVGHHCYGARVNGKLVPLKTALSNGDIIEILTSPSHRPSQDWLSFVVTSRARSKIRQWLNTDRRSSSIQLGKSLVDRELKRFRISQKILHGDGKLTAALGEMGFPTLDDYFAAVGYGKVSVRQLVSRLVPETELREPSESKITTAVKKVLGFGPASVKVRGLDDVMVYLAKCCGPIRGEPIVGYITRGKGVSVHSQKCPNVERLLYDPERRIEVSWAGDKEAKFQVRLNIVSEDRQGVLARVTSAIAEEESNITDVSARTFEGQKGQIILTLDISDLGHLERIVQRLKGIRGVHHVERQVG, encoded by the coding sequence TTGATCCGCTTCGAAGACATCCAGGAAGAAGTCGTCTCCTACCTCCCTGACGCGGACCTCGAGTTCCTCCGCCGGGCCTACGTCTTCTCGGCGATGGAGCATCGGGGGCAGGTGCGCTCCTCGGGAGAGCCCTACCTGACGCACGTGCTCGAGGTGGCGCACATCCTGGCGCAGCTGCGCCTCGATCTCACCTGCGTGGTCGCCGGACTCCTGCACGACGTCATCGAGGACACCCTGACCACCCGCGAGGTGCTGGAGGAGTACTTCGGAAAGGATATCGCCCACCTGGTGGAAGGTCTCAGCAAGATCAGCCGCATCGCCTTCACCTCGCGCGAGGAGGCGCAGGCCGAGAATTTCCGCAAGATGATGCTGGCGATGGTGGACGACATCCGGGTGATCCTGGTGAAGCTGGCGGATCGCCTGCACAACATGCGCACCCTCGAGCACCTGGCGCCGCGGCAGCAGGACCGGATCGCCCGGGAGACGATGGAGATCTACGCCCCCATCGCCAACCGCCTGGGGATGGGGAAGATCAAAAGCGAGCTGGAGGACCTGGCCCTGCCCTATCTCGATCCGGCGGGCTACGCTTCGCTGGTGGGGGCCCTCGAGGAGCGGCGCAAGATCAGCGACGATTTCATCGGGGAGATCCGGGGCACCCTGGAGGCCAAGCTGGCCGAGCAGGGAATCCGCTGCGAGATCACCGGGCGCGTCAAGCACCTGTACAGCATCTACAAGAAGCTCCGCGTCCAGGGGATCGACGTCGGCGAGGTGTACGACTACCTGGCGTTCCGCATCCTGACGCCCACCGTGAAGGACTGCTACGCGGCGCTGGGGACGATCCATTCGATCTGGCGCCCCGTCCCGGGCCGCATCAAGGACTTCATCGCCATGCCGAAGCCGAACATGTATCAGTCGCTGCATACCTCCGTGATGAGCGACAAGGGACAGCCGTTCGAAGTGCAGATCCGCACTCCGGAGATGCACCGCATCGCCGAGGAGGGCATCGCGGCGCACTGGAAGTACAAGGAAGGCAAGAAGGTGAAGGCGGGGGAGGACCCGAACATCCAGTGGCTCCGGCAGATCATGGAATGGCAGCAGGAGATGCGCGACCCGCGCGAGTTCCTCAAGCTGGTGAAGGTCGATCTCTACCCCGAGGAGGTGTATGCCTTCACCCCGCAGGGGCAAGTCAAGAGCTTCCCGCGAGGCGCCACGGCGGTCGATTTCGCCTACTCGATCCACACCGAGGTCGGGCACCATTGCTACGGCGCGCGGGTGAACGGCAAGCTGGTGCCGCTGAAGACCGCCTTGAGCAACGGCGACATCATCGAGATCCTGACCAGCCCGAGCCACCGCCCCAGCCAGGACTGGCTCTCCTTCGTGGTCACCTCGCGCGCCCGCAGCAAGATCCGGCAATGGCTCAATACCGATCGGCGCAGCAGCAGCATCCAGCTGGGCAAGTCGCTGGTGGACCGCGAGCTGAAGCGCTTCCGCATCTCCCAGAAGATCCTGCACGGGGACGGCAAGCTGACGGCGGCCCTTGGAGAGATGGGGTTCCCCACCCTGGACGACTACTTCGCGGCGGTCGGTTACGGCAAGGTCTCGGTGCGCCAGCTGGTCAGCCGCCTGGTTCCCGAGACCGAGCTGCGCGAGCCTTCCGAGTCGAAGATCACCACGGCCGTGAAGAAGGTCCTGGGCTTCGGCCCGGCCTCGGTGAAGGTGCGCGGGCTCGACGACGTCATGGTCTATCTGGCCAAGTGCTGCGGCCCCATCCGCGGGGAGCCGATCGTCGGTTACATCACCCGCGGCAAGGGAGTGTCGGTCCATTCGCAGAAATGCCCCAACGTGGAGCGCCTTCTCTACGATCCGGAGCGCCGCATCGAGGTGAGCTGGGCGGGAGACAAGGAGGCGAAGTTCCAGGTGCGGCTCAATATTGTCTCCGAGGATCGACAGGGGGTGCTGGCACGCGTCACTTCGGCGATCGCGGAGGAGGAATCCAACATCACCGATGTAAGCGCCCGGACCTTCGAAGGGCAGAAGGGTCAGATCATCCTGACCCTGGACATCTCGGATCTCGGACACCTGGAGCGCATCGTGCAGCGCCTCAAGGGGATCCGGGGAGTGCACCACGTTGAGCGCCAGGTCGGCTAA
- a CDS encoding RidA family protein, producing the protein MTSKRVIRTDAAPAAIGPYSQAIVAGDLVFVSGQIPLDPSTGEVVPGGVEDQVRRILDNLGAILKAAGSGMDRVVRTTVFMADLKEFPRMNEIYRGYFPSDPPARSTVEVSALPKGVRVEIDAIAMVE; encoded by the coding sequence ATGACCTCCAAGCGAGTGATTCGGACGGATGCCGCGCCCGCCGCCATCGGGCCCTACTCGCAGGCCATCGTGGCAGGGGACCTGGTTTTCGTGTCGGGGCAGATTCCGCTGGATCCCTCCACCGGCGAGGTGGTTCCGGGAGGCGTGGAGGATCAGGTGAGGAGGATCCTGGACAACCTGGGGGCCATCCTGAAGGCGGCCGGCTCCGGAATGGATCGAGTGGTTCGCACCACGGTCTTCATGGCCGATCTGAAGGAGTTCCCGCGAATGAACGAGATCTACCGGGGCTATTTCCCGTCCGACCCGCCCGCCCGGTCCACGGTCGAGGTCTCGGCCCTGCCCAAAGGGGTGCGGGTGGAGATCGACGCCATCGCGATGGTGGAATGA
- the rpmB gene encoding 50S ribosomal protein L28, translating into MARVCEICGKGPRYGNQISHAHNVSQRVWQPNLQRVRVAWNGARKRLRICTRCLRSGAVAKAVS; encoded by the coding sequence ATGGCCCGGGTTTGTGAAATCTGCGGCAAGGGGCCGCGTTACGGCAACCAGATCAGTCATGCCCACAACGTCTCCCAGCGTGTGTGGCAGCCCAATCTGCAGCGGGTGCGCGTGGCCTGGAACGGGGCGCGCAAGAGACTGAGAATTTGCACGCGCTGCCTGCGCTCCGGGGCCGTGGCCAAAGCCGTTTCCTAG
- the pilM gene encoding type IV pilus assembly protein PilM, whose amino-acid sequence MFFSRSKNLVGLDIGSSSVKVVELKDLGKGKGYQLIHASLEPLSPEAIVDGAIMDSGLVVEAVQRCFAARNIKNQECAIALSGHSVIIKRISLPVMSEEELAESIQWEAEQYIPFDVEDVNIAYQILKGANLAGDGNMDVLLVAAKKDKINDYTAVVGQAGRSASLVDVDVFALQNAFEMNYEVDSGQTCALANLGATVTNVSVLKGSSSIFWRDISIGGNQYNDAIRKELNLSFEQSERVKRGEDVEGASSEAVAPILSSVNDYMGAEIQKTLDFFKNTTPGESIDHIYVSGGASRVPGLIESLGERFGIPVERMDPFRRVTVARDLPSDTVEELSSCAAVAVGLASRKVGDR is encoded by the coding sequence GTGTTCTTCTCAAGGAGCAAGAACCTGGTGGGCCTGGACATCGGCTCCAGCAGCGTCAAGGTCGTCGAGCTCAAGGACCTGGGGAAGGGCAAAGGCTACCAGCTGATCCACGCCTCCCTGGAGCCCCTCTCCCCCGAGGCCATCGTGGACGGCGCCATCATGGACTCCGGGCTGGTCGTGGAGGCGGTGCAGCGCTGCTTCGCGGCGCGCAACATCAAGAACCAGGAATGCGCCATCGCCCTGTCGGGGCACTCGGTGATCATCAAGCGGATCTCGCTGCCGGTCATGAGCGAGGAGGAGCTGGCCGAGAGCATCCAGTGGGAGGCCGAGCAGTACATCCCCTTCGACGTCGAGGACGTGAACATCGCCTACCAGATTCTGAAAGGGGCGAACCTGGCGGGCGACGGCAACATGGATGTCCTGCTGGTGGCGGCCAAGAAGGACAAGATCAACGACTACACGGCGGTCGTCGGACAGGCGGGGCGGAGCGCCTCGCTGGTCGACGTCGACGTCTTCGCCCTGCAGAACGCCTTCGAGATGAATTATGAGGTCGACTCCGGCCAGACCTGCGCATTGGCGAACCTCGGGGCCACGGTGACCAACGTCTCGGTCCTGAAGGGCAGCTCCTCGATCTTCTGGCGCGACATCTCGATCGGGGGCAACCAGTACAACGACGCCATCCGCAAGGAGCTCAACCTGAGCTTCGAGCAGAGCGAGCGGGTCAAGCGCGGGGAGGACGTGGAGGGGGCGAGCTCCGAGGCGGTCGCCCCGATCCTGAGCTCCGTGAACGACTACATGGGCGCGGAGATCCAGAAGACCCTCGACTTCTTCAAGAACACCACCCCCGGAGAGAGCATCGACCACATCTATGTCTCCGGCGGCGCTTCGCGCGTGCCCGGCCTGATCGAATCTCTGGGCGAGCGCTTCGGAATTCCCGTGGAGCGGATGGATCCCTTCCGCCGCGTCACCGTGGCGCGCGATCTTCCCTCCGACACGGTGGAGGAGCTCTCCTCCTGCGCGGCCGTGGCCGTGGGACTCGCCAGCAGAAAGGTGGGCGACCGATGA